A genome region from Cydia pomonella isolate Wapato2018A chromosome 21, ilCydPomo1, whole genome shotgun sequence includes the following:
- the LOC133529602 gene encoding hyphancin-3F-like has product MSRSFIRFLNVPQQRSFVLLFCSIFELITMDFSKLLFFFFACFVALCSVSAAPEPRWKPFKKLERVGQHVRDGIIKAGPAVAVVGQAATIAKG; this is encoded by the exons ATGAGCAGAAGCTTCATTCGATTTTTAAACGTTCCACAACAAcgttcatttgttttattattttgttctatATTTGAACTCATAACAATGGATTTCTCCAAGTTGTTGTTCTTCTTCTTCGCTTGTTTTGTTGCTTTGTGTTCAGTGAGCGCTGCGCCTGAACCAAGATGGAAGCCGTTCAAAAAACTT GAGCGAGTGGGACAGCACGTGCGAGACGGCATCATCAAGGCCGGCCCTGCAGTCGCCGTAGTCGGTCAAGCCGCAACCATTGCCAAAGGATAA